One genomic region from Pyrobaculum islandicum DSM 4184 encodes:
- a CDS encoding NADH-quinone oxidoreductase subunit L, with protein sequence MEVILFTIFTPLLASIISLFSYSEKFKSWVVTFGTFVSALLATYLFFTAPHGVYGVDWIESIGAKIEVRLDEFSIPMGLLVAWLIAAISLYSVKYMEGDYRPGWYWFFFGFFATSMLVVVYAENLWFLLAGWEGVGLASWALIGHWYRDEYDKWVGREERVFGVPYWWTPSKAGLRAILTVRFGDSFFLVAIALFYVVTGTASLTGLLHSESLKALGVVPLIFFALGPFTKSAQFPFHEWLLTAMTGPTSVSALIHAATMVKAGVYVLIITTPIFLLVHGSELYFWIVTAIGVITALTATIIALTSMEFKLVLAGSTAANLGIIAAAAGAAGLLGLREEKLLHTLLFYAFLHIAGHAVSKASLFMGFGAVIHEAGTRFIGEVGKLWRHMKITAIAMALSMLSLVGIPPFVGYITKDLALENVFEVVHISHVDILAPALYLLLFLTPIYGLRLVGLTFLHGREPEEVHEAPVLMWLPYTALAIATLALGGYFAVAVKFPLTEALIAVLLGFLIGLILYVLLPGFKSETLQPLWEVAYRRFYLPILYDGVFPLLFTWFAKFIYVVFDKGLFDGLYHTVIPGVFEMLSNSVRRLVTGNISIYIFYTIVGILIALLLLVVL encoded by the coding sequence ATGGAAGTAATCCTCTTTACTATTTTTACGCCGTTGCTCGCCTCTATAATATCGCTGTTTAGCTACTCCGAGAAATTCAAATCTTGGGTAGTGACATTTGGCACTTTTGTATCTGCGTTATTAGCAACATATCTCTTTTTCACAGCGCCACATGGCGTATATGGTGTAGATTGGATTGAATCAATAGGGGCTAAGATAGAGGTTAGGCTTGACGAATTTAGCATACCCATGGGCCTTTTAGTAGCTTGGCTAATAGCCGCCATTTCGCTCTACTCTGTCAAATACATGGAGGGAGACTACAGGCCAGGGTGGTATTGGTTCTTCTTTGGCTTCTTTGCCACCTCTATGTTAGTGGTGGTATATGCAGAGAACCTCTGGTTCCTACTAGCCGGCTGGGAGGGCGTTGGGCTTGCCTCCTGGGCTCTCATAGGGCATTGGTATCGCGATGAATACGATAAATGGGTGGGCAGAGAGGAGAGAGTATTTGGCGTGCCTTACTGGTGGACGCCGAGTAAAGCCGGGCTACGCGCCATATTAACTGTGCGCTTTGGAGATTCCTTTTTCCTCGTGGCGATAGCTCTCTTCTACGTAGTTACAGGCACCGCTTCGCTTACAGGTTTACTCCATTCAGAGAGTCTAAAGGCTCTGGGCGTAGTTCCCCTTATATTTTTCGCCCTGGGGCCATTTACAAAAAGCGCCCAGTTTCCATTTCACGAATGGCTTCTTACAGCAATGACGGGGCCCACTAGCGTATCTGCGCTAATCCACGCAGCGACTATGGTAAAGGCCGGGGTCTACGTGTTGATAATAACAACGCCGATATTCCTCTTAGTACACGGCTCCGAGTTGTACTTCTGGATAGTGACGGCGATTGGCGTAATCACGGCTCTTACAGCTACAATAATCGCCCTAACCTCTATGGAGTTTAAACTTGTACTGGCTGGCTCTACGGCAGCGAACCTCGGCATAATCGCCGCGGCGGCAGGCGCCGCAGGCTTGCTAGGCCTACGCGAAGAGAAGCTTCTACATACGCTCCTCTTCTACGCCTTTTTACACATAGCCGGCCACGCGGTGTCTAAGGCCTCCCTATTTATGGGATTTGGCGCTGTGATACACGAAGCGGGCACACGCTTCATTGGCGAAGTGGGCAAACTATGGCGCCACATGAAGATAACTGCGATAGCCATGGCCCTCTCTATGTTAAGCTTGGTAGGCATACCGCCGTTTGTGGGATATATAACAAAAGACCTGGCGCTTGAAAACGTGTTTGAAGTCGTGCATATATCTCACGTAGATATTCTCGCGCCTGCACTATACCTCCTGCTGTTTCTCACACCGATATATGGTCTACGTCTGGTAGGGCTGACGTTTCTCCACGGGAGAGAGCCTGAAGAAGTTCACGAAGCGCCTGTCTTAATGTGGCTGCCCTACACGGCGCTAGCTATAGCTACTTTGGCATTAGGAGGTTACTTCGCCGTAGCTGTAAAATTCCCATTGACAGAAGCCTTGATAGCAGTCTTGCTAGGCTTCTTGATTGGCCTAATACTATATGTACTGCTTCCAGGCTTTAAATCTGAGACACTACAGCCGCTGTGGGAGGTGGCGTATCGTAGATTTTATCTGCCTATTTTATACGATGGAGTATTTCCGCTTTTATTTACTTGGTTTGCCAAATTTATATATGTAGTATTTGACAAGGGGCTTTTCGACGGGTTGTATCACACTGTAATTCCCGGAGTTTTCGAAATGCTGTCTAACAGTGTAAGGAGATTAGTGACAGGCAACATAAGTATTTACATCTTCTACACCATAGTGGGAATATTAATAGCACTACTCCTCTTGGTGGTACTATGA
- a CDS encoding complex I subunit 5 family protein, producing MMILVSLLIPMALSLVAYIVAKKSTYLASYISAIALVPLLVISGYTTFSGVIYTEGTFQGFDILAFKITPFNGVFAFTVALVGIFVALYSAPYMEHRSHELGRDTSIFYLTYGFFLGGLAGAFVAVNLIMIYIFIEIALIASLFQILYYGYGDRVRITIMYLIWSHVGALLVLAGFLFLYLRGIYYVPLLVDVKHLGADYVAFLLILIGSLVKMAALGVHMWLPYVHAEAPTPLSALLSPVLVGVGGYIVAAVGMYILPSPELTQWLIYYALATAIYGGLMAFLQKDIKRLFAYSTVSQMGYLLLGVALFNPHGYTAAALFYLSHGLGKAVLFMTAGYFIMYLHTRDIEKMGGLYGWRPELAGAAIVGFLNLAGILTIGMVSEIILTVSYAKYFSFSYAYYIPYALMLLVTSIYAFNTIRAVFFGPHKYEGRGPVDIALTSIVAVALLSILFLLPPFSNALADNVYNTIEVLKLWK from the coding sequence ATGATGATTCTAGTCTCTTTACTCATACCTATGGCATTATCTCTTGTAGCATATATTGTAGCAAAGAAATCTACATATTTGGCAAGCTATATATCTGCCATTGCGTTAGTACCGCTTTTAGTAATCTCTGGATACACCACGTTTAGCGGCGTTATTTACACAGAGGGCACATTCCAAGGCTTTGATATATTGGCGTTTAAGATTACTCCATTCAATGGAGTTTTCGCTTTTACAGTTGCACTAGTTGGGATATTTGTCGCCCTTTATTCGGCACCCTATATGGAGCACAGAAGCCACGAGTTGGGGAGAGATACATCAATTTTCTATTTGACATACGGCTTTTTCCTCGGCGGCCTTGCCGGAGCCTTTGTCGCAGTTAATTTAATTATGATATACATCTTTATTGAAATCGCACTTATTGCATCTCTTTTCCAAATTCTTTATTATGGATATGGAGATAGAGTTAGAATAACTATCATGTATTTAATATGGTCGCATGTGGGGGCGTTATTAGTACTCGCTGGCTTTCTATTTCTCTACTTAAGGGGGATCTACTACGTGCCACTTCTCGTAGATGTCAAACATCTTGGCGCCGATTATGTAGCATTTCTGTTGATACTAATAGGGTCTCTTGTCAAAATGGCTGCCCTCGGCGTCCATATGTGGCTTCCATATGTACACGCGGAAGCCCCAACTCCATTGTCAGCACTCCTATCGCCTGTGCTAGTCGGCGTAGGCGGCTATATAGTAGCTGCAGTTGGCATGTATATACTGCCGAGCCCAGAGCTGACGCAATGGCTTATCTACTACGCACTTGCAACAGCCATATACGGTGGCTTGATGGCGTTTCTCCAAAAAGACATCAAAAGACTCTTTGCGTACTCCACAGTGTCGCAGATGGGATACCTCCTCCTTGGGGTAGCCCTCTTTAATCCACATGGCTATACAGCTGCAGCACTTTTTTACCTTAGCCATGGCTTGGGCAAAGCGGTGCTCTTTATGACAGCCGGATATTTCATTATGTATTTACATACACGTGACATAGAGAAAATGGGGGGCCTATATGGGTGGCGGCCTGAGCTCGCAGGGGCCGCTATTGTAGGTTTTCTCAATCTAGCCGGCATATTGACAATAGGTATGGTGTCTGAAATTATATTGACTGTGTCTTATGCCAAGTATTTCAGTTTTAGTTACGCATACTACATCCCGTACGCGCTTATGTTGCTTGTTACAAGCATCTACGCGTTTAACACAATCCGCGCAGTGTTCTTCGGGCCTCATAAATACGAGGGCAGAGGCCCTGTAGACATCGCGTTGACATCTATAGTAGCTGTGGCACTTCTCTCTATATTATTTCTACTGCCGCCATTTTCAAACGCTTTAGCAGACAACGTATATAATACCATAGAAGTGCTGAAGTTATGGAAGTAA
- a CDS encoding nucleoside-diphosphate kinase, which yields MPIERTLVILKPDAVQRGLVGEIISRFEKAGLKIVAMKMIKATPEQIEKFYPSSEEWYRSAGSKLLKAYQELGIDPRSKIGTDDPVLVGKKIKESLVKYMTSGPIVILVLKGNRAVEVVRKLVGPTSPHIAPPGTIRGDYSCDSPDLAAEEDRVVYNLVHASDSVAEAEREIRFWFREDEILD from the coding sequence ATGCCCATTGAGAGGACGTTAGTAATCTTAAAGCCGGATGCTGTACAACGCGGCCTCGTTGGCGAAATTATTTCACGATTTGAAAAAGCTGGGTTAAAGATCGTAGCGATGAAGATGATTAAAGCAACGCCGGAACAAATAGAGAAATTCTACCCCTCTTCAGAGGAGTGGTATAGATCTGCAGGGAGTAAACTCCTAAAGGCCTACCAAGAGCTTGGAATAGACCCGCGTAGCAAGATCGGTACAGACGACCCGGTGCTTGTCGGCAAGAAGATTAAGGAGAGCTTGGTTAAATATATGACCTCTGGGCCCATAGTTATACTAGTACTAAAGGGGAACAGAGCGGTAGAGGTAGTGAGAAAATTAGTAGGCCCTACATCTCCACACATAGCGCCGCCTGGCACAATCAGAGGGGATTACTCGTGCGACTCTCCAGATCTAGCCGCTGAGGAGGACAGAGTCGTCTACAACTTGGTCCACGCGTCAGATAGTGTAGCCGAGGCTGAAAGAGAGATACGTTTCTGGTTTAGAGAAGACGAGATATTAGACTAG
- the nuoI gene encoding NADH-quinone oxidoreductase subunit NuoI — MSSGKLSYSAIIKATIDAISIAARNFVKPERITIYYPYEKLEYGRARGWIGLLVEKCTSCMMCARICPANAIKMYVAPNGKRYPGIDYGRCIMCHFCIDVCPTEALFPTDIKELTWYDSKEMLYTPEMEREPPKIHQLHKPIKVAIKYAGGIPKKVKLA; from the coding sequence ATGAGTAGTGGAAAGCTCTCGTATAGTGCTATTATAAAGGCGACAATCGACGCCATTTCTATAGCGGCAAGAAACTTTGTAAAACCAGAGCGTATAACTATTTACTATCCATATGAGAAACTCGAATACGGGAGGGCAAGGGGGTGGATAGGGCTGTTAGTTGAGAAATGTACCTCTTGTATGATGTGCGCCCGTATATGTCCTGCAAATGCCATAAAGATGTATGTTGCGCCAAACGGTAAGCGTTATCCAGGCATAGACTACGGTCGTTGTATTATGTGTCACTTCTGTATCGACGTGTGTCCAACAGAAGCATTATTTCCAACAGACATAAAAGAACTGACGTGGTATGACTCAAAAGAGATGTTATACACACCAGAAATGGAGAGAGAACCGCCGAAAATACACCAGCTACACAAACCTATAAAAGTTGCTATAAAATACGCCGGCGGAATTCCCAAGAAGGTTAAATTAGCGTGA
- the nuoH gene encoding NADH-quinone oxidoreductase subunit NuoH, which translates to MDLWNLLLSQRLWFFIIMFIASSVILLTVVWFERKAAARVQMRVGPYHVSPWLGGYLQLLADAFKFIISEPIIPKGAHKILFVWGPAIFITLAFGASLLLPLTPELRLIKDVNLLPYGLVFSLVILLLVSISVVIIGWSVNNKFAYIGAVREALLVTAYEIPLILSFLAMAILYGTLNPIEIVNKQSLLVGAILNPLAFLVFIIATAMATARFPFEIADYEGDVATGPYSDYGGIFLVLSFAGGTYYATFSFSFFATLLFLGGWALPSYVVGPWPQDLLGHLVLAVWVFLKVTILMFLFAFLRAAMPVLRLDHTLILGWRGLLILGFIAVVWSIILRILGVVP; encoded by the coding sequence ATGGACCTCTGGAATCTCCTTCTCTCACAGCGTCTTTGGTTCTTTATAATTATGTTTATTGCATCTAGTGTTATATTACTTACTGTAGTTTGGTTTGAGCGTAAGGCTGCGGCGAGGGTACAGATGCGTGTGGGTCCTTACCACGTCTCGCCTTGGCTCGGCGGCTATCTCCAGCTACTTGCAGATGCGTTTAAATTCATAATAAGTGAGCCGATTATACCCAAAGGGGCGCATAAGATTCTCTTCGTCTGGGGACCTGCCATTTTTATAACTCTCGCATTTGGCGCATCTCTTCTCCTTCCGTTAACTCCAGAGTTAAGACTGATTAAAGACGTCAACCTACTCCCATATGGCTTAGTGTTTTCTTTGGTGATTCTTCTCCTAGTATCGATCTCTGTTGTAATCATAGGCTGGTCTGTGAATAATAAATTTGCGTATATTGGAGCAGTACGCGAGGCGCTTTTAGTAACGGCGTATGAAATTCCGCTGATACTCTCTTTTCTCGCTATGGCAATTTTATATGGGACGTTAAACCCCATAGAGATAGTAAATAAACAGTCTTTGCTTGTAGGCGCTATACTTAATCCACTAGCGTTTTTGGTATTTATTATAGCTACCGCTATGGCCACGGCCCGCTTCCCCTTTGAAATAGCAGATTATGAAGGAGACGTAGCCACAGGTCCCTATAGCGACTACGGCGGCATATTTCTGGTTCTTTCTTTTGCAGGCGGAACCTATTATGCCACCTTCTCCTTCTCTTTTTTCGCCACGCTCTTATTCCTTGGCGGATGGGCTCTTCCTAGCTATGTCGTAGGTCCCTGGCCACAAGATTTGTTAGGCCACCTAGTGTTAGCAGTATGGGTCTTTCTAAAAGTTACAATATTGATGTTTTTATTCGCATTTCTAAGAGCCGCAATGCCCGTACTTAGGCTTGATCACACGCTTATACTTGGTTGGAGAGGTCTCCTAATACTTGGATTTATAGCTGTAGTATGGTCAATAATACTAAGGATTTTAGGGGTGGTTCCATGA
- a CDS encoding NADH-quinone oxidoreductase subunit D, with translation MIKSEEYGLILKEEKLEGGRRILDIFWGPQHPSSGHTRFIVEVDGDIVVNVTPDPGYVHRTMEKLGETRHWIQNIPLFERLSLPDAINVTWAYAIAIEKLTKYDVSPRAQYLRVIMGELSRISTHLYDLGIHSIMIGSSTGFMWCFGLRELLVQLWAMVTGSRTTPTWVLPGGVRTAPPDAFYEQTKGFLNYLEKKLDEFIRLVIKNPVGYYRLKDVGYLSKEDAAKLMATGPGARGSGIEWDARKTYRYGLYDEFEWEVCVEDGGDSLARTLVRICEIKQSARIIRQAIDRTPRDGPLVGESLLHRIPPKQREKANEYIRLGALFTTMLPQGEGVGITEGGRGRYFFHVFGDGTEKPYRVRISTPSWQNLRPMIKAFIGARLMDLPAIYGSFGYFPPEQDR, from the coding sequence ATGATTAAGTCAGAGGAGTACGGACTTATTTTAAAAGAAGAGAAGTTAGAAGGCGGCCGCCGCATTTTAGATATTTTCTGGGGTCCGCAACACCCCTCTTCGGGACATACCAGGTTTATAGTAGAGGTTGACGGAGATATAGTTGTAAACGTCACGCCTGACCCAGGCTATGTTCATCGCACTATGGAGAAGCTGGGCGAGACAAGACATTGGATACAGAACATCCCCCTATTTGAAAGACTTTCATTACCAGATGCAATAAATGTAACGTGGGCGTATGCAATTGCAATAGAGAAGTTGACTAAATATGACGTATCGCCCAGGGCGCAATATCTCCGGGTTATAATGGGGGAGTTAAGCCGTATCTCAACACATCTATACGACCTGGGTATTCACTCTATTATGATAGGGTCTTCCACCGGGTTTATGTGGTGTTTCGGTCTCCGCGAGCTGTTGGTACAGCTGTGGGCTATGGTGACGGGCTCTAGGACAACGCCAACTTGGGTACTGCCTGGCGGCGTGAGAACAGCTCCTCCAGACGCCTTTTATGAACAGACAAAGGGCTTTCTTAACTATTTAGAGAAGAAATTAGATGAGTTTATTAGACTTGTTATTAAGAACCCTGTCGGCTACTATAGGCTTAAAGACGTCGGCTACTTAAGCAAAGAAGATGCGGCAAAGCTCATGGCCACTGGGCCGGGCGCCAGAGGCTCTGGCATTGAATGGGATGCCCGTAAGACGTATAGATACGGGCTTTATGACGAATTCGAATGGGAGGTTTGCGTAGAGGACGGAGGAGATTCGCTTGCTAGGACTTTAGTAAGAATCTGTGAGATAAAACAAAGTGCAAGAATAATAAGACAAGCCATAGACAGGACTCCAAGAGATGGGCCACTGGTAGGAGAGTCTCTTTTACATAGAATACCGCCGAAACAAAGAGAAAAAGCAAATGAATATATCAGGTTAGGGGCGCTGTTTACTACAATGCTTCCACAAGGCGAGGGAGTTGGGATAACAGAGGGTGGCCGCGGCCGTTACTTTTTCCACGTCTTTGGCGATGGGACAGAAAAGCCATATAGAGTTAGGATATCTACACCATCTTGGCAAAACCTTCGCCCAATGATAAAGGCTTTTATTGGCGCACGGCTTATGGATCTTCCAGCAATATACGGCTCTTTTGGATACTTTCCGCCGGAGCAAGACAGGTAA
- a CDS encoding glycosyltransferase — protein MISVIVPTYNEAENIRELVERLHKALGSNYEVVIVDDNSLDGTVEVAKSLAKKYPVKVVTRKNRLGLSSAVAEGAKWASGDVVVVMDADLQHPPELVPKLAEIAERGCLAVASRYVKGGGVRGWSLYRRIVSKGAVFLARLLLPEARAVRDPVSGFFAYSRECLAQIKPTGLYKILLDVLVQCKPRCVVEVPYIFGLRTRGRSKLGTRHMLDYLRQLLRLSKWRPLKFAAVGASGVFVAWAVLYLLSPLPPYLSVAAAIETSLTSNYLLNRLWTFAERKTPALIGWLRYHVATAAGNATNYITTLALNILGVWVYIAYLIGVIAGYAVNYILSELTVFMTSPSSL, from the coding sequence ATGATATCTGTTATAGTACCGACATATAACGAGGCTGAAAATATAAGAGAACTCGTAGAAAGGCTTCATAAAGCGTTAGGTAGCAACTACGAGGTTGTCATTGTTGATGATAACAGCTTAGATGGAACTGTCGAAGTGGCAAAAAGTCTGGCAAAGAAGTACCCTGTGAAAGTCGTCACTAGAAAAAACCGCCTAGGTCTCTCTAGCGCCGTGGCGGAGGGGGCCAAGTGGGCGAGCGGCGACGTCGTAGTCGTCATGGATGCAGACCTCCAACACCCGCCTGAGCTAGTGCCTAAGTTGGCGGAGATCGCTGAGAGAGGTTGTCTGGCGGTGGCGTCGCGGTATGTGAAAGGCGGCGGGGTCAGGGGTTGGTCTCTCTACAGGCGTATTGTGTCTAAAGGCGCCGTCTTTCTCGCGAGACTTCTACTGCCCGAGGCTAGGGCGGTCCGCGACCCGGTTTCTGGCTTTTTTGCCTACAGTAGAGAGTGTCTAGCTCAGATAAAGCCCACCGGCCTCTACAAGATCTTGCTAGATGTCCTCGTCCAGTGCAAGCCGAGGTGCGTCGTGGAGGTGCCCTACATCTTTGGCCTAAGGACGCGCGGCCGGTCGAAGCTAGGCACTAGACACATGTTAGACTATCTAAGACAACTACTTAGGTTAAGCAAGTGGCGCCCCCTAAAGTTCGCCGCGGTGGGCGCCAGCGGCGTCTTTGTGGCTTGGGCAGTCCTCTACCTCTTGTCCCCACTGCCGCCCTACCTCTCAGTCGCCGCGGCCATAGAGACGTCCCTCACCTCAAACTATCTATTGAACCGCCTCTGGACTTTCGCAGAGAGAAAAACGCCGGCGTTAATAGGTTGGCTGAGGTACCACGTGGCCACGGCGGCTGGAAATGCGACAAATTACATAACGACGCTAGCGTTAAATATACTTGGCGTCTGGGTATACATAGCCTATCTAATAGGCGTTATAGCAGGCTACGCTGTTAACTACATTCTCTCTGAGTTAACAGTCTTTATGACGTCCCCCTCCTCGCTTTGA
- a CDS encoding proton-conducting transporter membrane subunit, producing MIDFLTYLILAVSLTSPLALRIDGRYITAGVSAILLVLSIYLWFPVGVIISVVALALSLDWRLKSFGVALAVSVISALLAAYVYYSSAPVVYGLVALALVTAAVYGLLAMDKSKENIEGAVKYLVFSGVGKVLIVSGYMLAASGWPQGLYLTVLGFMFELGIVPFHAWVVDAYALGSPRGVAALAAFSKVTALFVLLAIFKSVSATREIGLVALIVALSSMFVANVAGLTAKTLGRIMAYSSIAHMSYALAAVALVWWLGEPSTGIQIFGVPIKAVDLAALVVVIEALSSGFAKAGVFGYLATNISDLLPPRKSVLNILNILSLLGLPPLLGFWAKLFLVLLIIAYPQPLLVAFLVAWVVLNSAMATPYYLRVLRMVAEAPGPLADNITSTYTAFISTALGVIMPLIVYTLV from the coding sequence ATGATAGACTTCCTCACATACCTAATACTCGCAGTGTCTCTCACATCTCCACTGGCGTTGAGAATAGATGGACGTTATATCACGGCGGGCGTATCGGCTATCTTACTAGTCCTATCTATATACCTATGGTTTCCCGTGGGAGTAATAATTTCAGTTGTGGCTCTTGCGCTATCTCTAGACTGGCGTTTAAAATCGTTTGGAGTCGCCTTGGCTGTCTCTGTTATAAGCGCGTTGCTTGCGGCTTATGTCTACTACAGCTCGGCGCCTGTAGTCTATGGGCTAGTTGCGTTGGCGTTAGTCACCGCCGCGGTATATGGCCTATTGGCTATGGATAAGAGCAAAGAAAATATAGAAGGCGCTGTGAAATATTTGGTATTTTCAGGCGTGGGCAAGGTGCTTATAGTCTCAGGCTATATGCTTGCCGCCTCTGGTTGGCCTCAGGGACTCTATCTAACAGTCCTCGGCTTTATGTTTGAACTAGGCATCGTGCCCTTCCATGCATGGGTTGTAGACGCCTATGCCCTCGGCTCTCCTAGGGGAGTTGCGGCTTTAGCCGCTTTTAGTAAAGTCACGGCGCTTTTTGTTCTACTTGCGATATTTAAATCGGTTTCTGCTACTAGAGAAATAGGTCTTGTAGCGTTAATAGTAGCGTTATCATCTATGTTTGTAGCAAATGTAGCCGGTCTAACTGCTAAGACACTAGGTCGTATCATGGCCTACTCTTCCATAGCTCATATGTCTTACGCCTTAGCCGCAGTCGCCCTAGTGTGGTGGCTTGGAGAACCTAGCACAGGCATACAGATATTCGGCGTGCCCATAAAAGCCGTCGACCTCGCCGCACTTGTGGTAGTGATTGAAGCTTTAAGTTCTGGTTTTGCAAAAGCCGGAGTCTTTGGCTATCTAGCGACAAACATATCTGATCTACTCCCCCCGAGGAAGAGCGTCCTCAATATATTAAACATACTTTCTCTGCTGGGGTTGCCCCCGCTACTTGGCTTTTGGGCTAAACTGTTTCTGGTGCTATTAATTATAGCCTATCCACAGCCTTTGCTTGTCGCATTTTTAGTAGCTTGGGTAGTTTTAAACAGCGCAATGGCAACTCCGTATTATTTGAGAGTTTTAAGAATGGTGGCAGAGGCGCCAGGCCCCCTGGCAGATAATATCACGTCGACTTACACAGCTTTTATATCTACAGCGCTTGGCGTCATAATGCCGCTTATCGTCTATACGCTTGTGTAA
- a CDS encoding NADH-quinone oxidoreductase subunit K, translating to MNAAFVVGFILILLGLYSIAITRNLVRILISLELATVGAFLILTPIVLKNSILAFYGVLILVMISVSEASILAALIYRNYILTRETDISAMKSGREI from the coding sequence ATGAACGCGGCATTTGTCGTTGGATTTATTTTGATTCTTCTCGGCCTATATAGTATAGCTATAACTAGGAATCTAGTGAGAATTTTAATCTCTTTGGAACTCGCTACAGTAGGCGCTTTCCTCATTTTAACACCTATTGTCTTAAAGAATTCAATATTGGCATTTTACGGAGTCTTAATTTTAGTTATGATCTCTGTATCTGAAGCGTCAATACTTGCTGCTTTAATTTACCGCAATTACATATTAACAAGAGAAACAGATATATCTGCGATGAAAAGCGGGAGGGAAATATGA